A stretch of the Heptranchias perlo isolate sHepPer1 unplaced genomic scaffold, sHepPer1.hap1 HAP1_SCAFFOLD_154, whole genome shotgun sequence genome encodes the following:
- the LOC137309225 gene encoding tubulin alpha chain-like — protein sequence MPSDKTIGGGDDSFNTFFSETGAGKHIPRAVFVDLEPTVIDEVRTGTYRQLFHPEQLITGKEDAANNYARGHCSIGKEIVDLVLDRIRKVADQCTGLQGFLIFHSFGGGTGSGFTSLLMERLSVDYGKKSKLEFSIYPAPQISTAVVEPYNSVLVTHCTLEHSDCGFMVDNEALYDICRRNLDIERPTYTNLNRLIGQLVSSITASLRFDGALNVDLTEFQTNLVPYPRIHFPLLTYSPLISAEKAYHEQISVSEITNACFEPANQMVKCDPRQGKYMACCMLYRGDVVPKDVNASIATIKTKRSIQFVDWCPTGFKVGINYQPPTVVPGGDLAKVQRALCMLSNTTAISLAWTRLNLKFDKMYAKRAFVHWYVGEGLEEGEFQDAREDLASLEKDYEEVAVDSSALDRKAEEEE from the exons ATGCCCAGTGACAAGACCATCGGAGGTGGGGACGACTCCTTCAACACCTTCTTCAGTGAGACGGGGGCGGGCAAGCACATCCCCCGAGCCGTGTTTGTAGATCTGGAGCCCACTGTGATCG ATGAGGTCCGCACCGGCACCTACCGACAGCTCTTTCACCCCGAGCAACTCATCACCGGCAAGGAGGATGCGGCCAATAATTATGCACGGGGCCACTGTTCCATCGGCAAGGAGATAGTGGATCTGGTCTTGGATCGAATACGGAAGGTG GCTGACCAGTGCACGGGACTCCAGGGTTTCCTCATTTTCCACAGTTTCGGGGGTGGGACCGGCTCGGGTTttacatccctcctgatggagagACTATCTGTCGACTACGGCAAGAAATCCAAACTGGAGTTTTCCATTTACCCTGCGCCGCAGATTTCCACTGCGGTGGTCGAACCGTACAACTCCGTGCTCGTCACCCACTGCACCCTCGAGCACTCTGACTGTGGCTTCATGGTCGACAACGAGGCCCTTTATGATATATGTCGGCGTAACCTTGACATTGAGCGTCCAACGTACACCAACCTCAACCGTCTCATTGGACAGTTGGTGTCATCCATCACGGCGTCACTACGGTTCGACGGTGCCCTCAATGTGGACCTGACTGAGTTCCAAACCAACCTGGTCCCTTATCCCCGCATTCACTTCCCATTATTAACCTACTCCCCCCTTATTTCGGCCGAGAAGGCTTACCACGAGCAAATATCTGTGTCAGAGATCACCAACGCCTGCTTTGAACCAGCCAATCAGATGGTGAAGTGCGACCCCCGCCAGGGCAAGTACATGGCGTGCTGCATGCTGTAccgaggagatgtcgtgccaaagGATGTCAACGCCTCCATCGCCACCATCAAAACCAAGCGCTCGATCCAGTTTGTTGATTGGTGCCCGACCGGGTTCAAG GTTGGCATCAACTACCAGCCCCCGACGGTGGTGCCAGGGGGCGATCTGGCAAAGGTGCAGCGTGCCCTCTGTATGCTGAGCAACACCACCGCCATTTCCTTGGCTTGGACCCGCCTCAACCTCAAATTCGATAAGATGTACGCCAAGCGGGCCTTTGTCCACTGGTAcgtgggggaggggctggaggaaggGGAGTTCCAGGACGCACGGGAGGACCTGGCCTCACTCGAGAAGGATTACGAAGAGGTGGCCGTCGATTCTTCTGCGCTGGACAGAAAGGCGGAGGAGGAAGAATAA
- the LOC137309220 gene encoding tubulin alpha-1 chain-like: MPSDKTVGGGDDSFNTFFSETGAGKHIPRAVFVDLEPTVIDEVRTGTYRQLFHPEQLITGKEDAANNYARGHCSIGKEIVDLVLDRIRKVADQCTGLQGFLIFHSFGGGTGSGFTSLLMERLSVDYGKKSKLEFSVYPAPQISTAVVEPYNSVLVTHSTLEHSDCGFMVDNEALYDICRRNLDIERPTYTNLNRLIGQLVSSITASLRFDGALNVDLTEFQTNLVPYPRIHFPLLTYSPLISAEKAYHEQISVSEITNACFEPANQMVKCDPRQGKYMACCMLYRGDVVPKDVNASIATIKTKRSIQFVDWCPTGFKVGINYQPPTVVPGGDLAKVQRALCMLSNTTAIALAWTRLNLKFDKMYAKRAFVHWYVGEGLEEGEFQDAREDLASLEKDYEEVAVDSSALDRKAEEEE; the protein is encoded by the exons ATGCCCAGTGACAAGACCGTCGGAGGTGGGGACGACTCCTTCAACACCTTCTTCAGTGAGACGGGGGCGGGCAAGCACATCCCCCGAGCCGTGTTTGTAGATCTGGAGCCCACTGTGATCG ATGAGGTCCGCACCGGCACCTACCGACAGCTCTTTCACCCCGAGCAACTCATCACCGGCAAGGAGGATGCGGCCAATAACTACGCACGGGGCCACTGTTCCATCGGCAAGGAGATAGTGGATCTGGTCTTGGATCGCATACGGAAGGTG GCTGACCAGTGCACGGGACTCCAGGGTTTCCTCATTTTCCACAGTTTCGGGGGTGGGACCGGCTCGGGTTttacatccctcctgatggagagACTATCTGTAGACTACGGCAAGAAATCCAAACTGGAGTTTTCTGTTTATCCTGCGCCGCAGATTTCCACTGCGGTGGTCGAACCGTACAACTCCGTGCTCGTCACCCACTCCACCCTTGAGCACTCTGACTGCGGCTTCATGGTCGACAACGAGGCCCTTTATGATATATGTCGGCGTAATCTTGACATTGAGCGTCCAACATACACCAACCTCAACCGTCTCATTGGACAGTTGGTGTCATCCATCACGGCGTCACTACGGTTCGACGGTGCCCTCAATGTGGACCTGACTGAGTTCCAAACCAACCTGGTCCCTTATCCCCGCATTCACTTCCCATTATTAACCTACTCCCCCCTTATTTCGGCCGAGAAGGCTTACCACGAGCAAATATCTGTGTCAGAGATCACCAACGCCTGCTTTGAACCAGCCAATCAGATGGTGAAGTGCGACCCCCGCCAGGGCAAGTACATGGCGTGCTGCATGCTGTAccgaggagatgtcgtgccaaagGATGTCAACGCCTCCATCGCCACCATCAAAACCAAGCGCTCGATCCAGTTTGTTGATTGGTGCCCGACCGGGTTCAAG GTTGGCATCAACTACCAGCCCCCGACGGTGGTGCCAGGGGGCGATCTGGCAAAGGTGCAACGTGCCCTCTGTATGCTGAGCAACACCACCGCCATTGCCTTGGCTTGGACCCGCCTCAACCTCAAATTCGATAAGATGTACGCCAAGCGGGCCTTTGTCCACTGGTACgttggggaggggctggaggaaggGGAGTTCCAGGACGCACGGGAGGACCTGGCCTCACTCGAGAAGGATTACGAAGAGGTGGCCGTCGATTCTTCCGCGCTGGACAGAAAGGCGGAGGAGGAAGAATAA
- the LOC137309226 gene encoding tubulin alpha chain-like, translating to MPSDKTIGGGDDSFNTFFSETGAGKHIPRAVFVDLEPTVIDEVRTGTYRQLFHPEQLITGKEDAANNYARGHCSIGKEIVDLVLDRIRKVADQCTGLQGFLIFHSFGGGTGSGFTSLLMERLSVDYGKKSKLEFSVYPAPQISTAVVEPYNSVLVTHSTLEHSDCGFMVDNEALYDICRRNLDIERPTYTNLNRLIGQLVSSITASLRFDGALNVDLTEFQTNLVPYPRIHFPLLTYSPLISAEKAYHEQISVSEITNACFEPANQMVKCDPRQGKYMACCMLYRGDVVPKDVNASIATIKTKRSIQFVDWCPTGFKVGINYQPPTVVPGGDLAKVQRALCMLSNTTAISLAWTRLNLKFDKMYAKRAFVHWYVGEGLEEGEFQDAREDLASLEKDYEEVAVDSSALDRKAEEEE from the exons ATGCCCAGTGACAAGACCATCGGAGGTGGGGACGACTCCTTCAACACCTTCTTCAGTGAGACGGGGGCGGGCAAGCACATCCCCCGAGCCGTGTTTGTAGATCTGGAGCCCACTGTGATCG ATGAGGTCCGCACCGGCACCTACCGACAGCTCTTTCACCCCGAGCAACTCATCACCGGCAAGGAGGATGCGGCCAATAACTACGCACGGGGCCACTGTTCCATCGGCAAGGAGATAGTGGATCTGGTCTTGGATCGCATACGGAAGGTG GCTGACCAGTGCACGGGACTCCAGGGTTTCCTCATTTTCCACAGTTTCGGGGGTGGGACCGGCTCGGGTTttacatccctcctgatggagagACTATCTGTAGACTACGGCAAGAAATCCAAACTGGAGTTTTCTGTTTATCCTGCGCCGCAGATTTCCACTGCGGTGGTCGAACCGTACAACTCCGTGCTCGTCACCCACTCCACCCTTGAGCACTCTGACTGCGGCTTCATGGTCGACAACGAGGCCCTTTATGATATATGTCGGCGTAATCTTGACATTGAGCGTCCAACATACACCAACCTCAACCGTCTCATTGGACAGTTGGTGTCATCCATCACGGCGTCACTACGGTTCGACGGTGCCCTCAATGTGGACCTGACTGAGTTCCAAACCAACCTGGTCCCTTATCCCCGCATTCACTTCCCATTATTAACCTACTCCCCCCTTATTTCGGCCGAGAAGGCTTACCACGAGCAAATATCTGTGTCAGAGATCACCAACGCCTGCTTTGAACCAGCCAATCAGATGGTGAAGTGCGACCCCCGCCAGGGCAAGTACATGGCGTGCTGCATGCTGTAccgaggagatgtcgtgccaaagGATGTCAACGCCTCCATCGCCACCATCAAAACCAAGCGCTCGATCCAGTTTGTTGATTGGTGCCCGACCGGGTTCAAG GTTGGCATCAACTACCAGCCCCCGACGGTGGTGCCAGGGGGCGATCTGGCAAAGGTGCAGCGTGCCCTCTGTATGCTGAGCAACACCACCGCCATTTCCTTGGCTTGGACCCGCCTCAACCTCAAATTCGATAAGATGTACGCCAAGCGGGCCTTTGTCCACTGGTAcgtgggggaggggctggaggaaggGGAGTTCCAGGACGCACGGGAGGACCTGGCCTCACTCGAGAAGGATTACGAAGAGGTGGCCGTCGATTCTTCTGCGCTGGACAGAAAGGCGGAGGAGGAAGAATAA